In the Candidatus Electrothrix rattekaaiensis genome, one interval contains:
- a CDS encoding TIGR02281 family clan AA aspartic protease, whose translation MKGEDPTSPHEEPKEEWSFSNFDNEREDSQPDDSSLPFAVRFLLIAGGLIGFLVYLNRTFHALDFREDSGQIVYQGIFILFVSATLASGNTWRKIKQLAAWAAIGLVFMLGFSYRYELAGVRDRLLSEVMPSKGIQNTPDSVTFPVSADGHFYIQAEVNRVPLIFLADTGASGIVLSPADAKKLGINLRELDFNRLYQTANGTVRGSIVQLADFKVQGIHLQNVRASVNEAKMSNSLLGMTFFKRLKRYEVKEDKLTLYWNP comes from the coding sequence ATGAAAGGAGAAGACCCGACATCGCCACATGAGGAACCAAAAGAAGAATGGAGTTTTTCCAACTTTGATAATGAGCGGGAAGACAGCCAGCCAGACGACTCATCTCTCCCCTTCGCGGTACGCTTCTTACTCATTGCTGGTGGGCTCATCGGGTTCCTCGTTTACCTGAATCGCACCTTTCATGCACTCGACTTCCGTGAGGATTCTGGACAGATTGTTTACCAAGGTATCTTTATCCTCTTTGTCAGCGCGACCTTGGCGTCAGGAAATACTTGGCGAAAAATCAAGCAACTTGCTGCCTGGGCAGCCATCGGTTTGGTCTTTATGCTCGGGTTCAGCTATCGTTACGAGCTGGCCGGGGTAAGGGATCGACTCCTTTCCGAGGTAATGCCCTCCAAGGGTATCCAGAACACGCCTGATTCTGTCACTTTTCCGGTTTCTGCGGACGGGCATTTCTATATTCAGGCGGAAGTGAATAGGGTGCCGCTCATCTTTCTGGCAGACACAGGAGCCAGTGGTATTGTGCTTTCTCCCGCTGATGCAAAAAAGCTGGGAATCAATCTCCGGGAACTGGATTTTAATCGCCTTTACCAAACCGCAAACGGGACGGTTCGGGGAAGCATTGTTCAGCTTGCTGACTTCAAGGTACAGGGCATCCATCTCCAGAATGTCAGGGCCTCGGTCAATGAAGCGAAAATGAGCAACTCCCTGTTGGGGATGACCTTTTTCAAACGATTGAAGCGTTATGAGGTAAAGGAAGACAAATTAACTCTGTACTGGAATCCATGA
- a CDS encoding AAA family ATPase, producing MKKRILYGIANYAELVEKNGYFVDKTHWLAELEMVNNPVFLRPRRFGKSLLCSILGYYYDLNMTDRFSELFRHTWIGQHPTGRKNSCFILSLDFSVIEPGKNIEVIERSFKVHCNYLLKYMRNEYPLLLDMPEINTDEPVSDCLGRLLSYIKKNNLPPLYVIIDEYDNFANQLVTANKDQLYRELTADNSFFKTFFKTLKEGRKRGTIANVFITGVLPITMDDMASGFNVATFLTLDPQFENMLGFTQAETDTLIDAVFQDQDLDPATRSEVGTLMKNQYNGYHLITNDEESLYNSTSVLYFLNWLQNHKTIPKHLTDLNLKTDISWVRRLTASNPALTEEFVNQLTLHNSIAFDDTFLVEKFNMYQFFEPSFFPISFFYLGMLTRKDDFFLCLPNMNMRTIFVQYFNEIHHIDVSTRYAEIMQAFANQPNLEQLFAGYWREYVSQLPEAIFQQVNENFYRTTFYELCSRFLSRWFVWHVERSYPQGRSDLEFVGKYNEKYAGLRWVVEFKYFSNAEFRKMKTSIEDFQARAEDTEQIDGYAEGLRAEYPKAEISKFVIYSFGNQGFRVFQTG from the coding sequence ATGAAAAAACGCATCCTTTACGGCATTGCCAACTATGCCGAGCTGGTGGAGAAAAACGGCTATTTTGTCGATAAAACCCATTGGCTCGCCGAGCTGGAGATGGTGAACAACCCTGTCTTCCTCCGACCGCGACGCTTCGGCAAGTCTCTGCTCTGCTCCATCCTCGGCTATTATTACGATCTCAATATGACAGACCGCTTCAGCGAACTTTTCCGTCATACTTGGATCGGACAGCACCCGACCGGCAGAAAGAACAGCTGTTTTATCCTTTCGTTGGACTTTTCCGTTATAGAACCCGGCAAAAATATTGAGGTCATTGAACGCAGCTTCAAGGTCCATTGCAATTATCTCCTGAAGTATATGCGCAATGAATACCCTCTTCTCTTGGACATGCCGGAAATCAACACCGACGAGCCAGTATCCGACTGTCTGGGCCGATTGCTCAGTTATATCAAAAAAAATAACCTGCCGCCTCTCTACGTTATTATTGACGAATACGACAATTTCGCCAATCAGCTGGTCACAGCCAACAAGGATCAGCTCTACAGAGAGCTGACTGCGGACAACAGCTTTTTCAAAACCTTTTTCAAAACCCTCAAAGAGGGTCGTAAGAGAGGCACCATTGCCAATGTCTTTATTACCGGGGTGTTGCCCATAACCATGGACGACATGGCCTCGGGCTTTAATGTGGCCACCTTTCTGACTTTGGACCCACAATTTGAAAACATGCTGGGCTTCACCCAGGCCGAGACCGACACCTTGATCGATGCGGTCTTTCAGGATCAGGATCTTGATCCGGCCACCCGTTCCGAGGTGGGCACGCTGATGAAAAACCAGTACAACGGCTACCATCTCATCACCAATGACGAAGAGAGCCTGTATAATTCGACCTCAGTGCTTTACTTCCTCAACTGGCTACAGAACCATAAAACCATTCCCAAGCATCTGACCGACCTCAACCTGAAGACCGATATCTCCTGGGTACGCCGCCTGACCGCCTCTAATCCGGCCCTGACCGAAGAATTTGTCAATCAGCTGACCCTGCATAACTCCATCGCCTTTGACGATACTTTTCTGGTCGAGAAATTCAACATGTACCAGTTTTTCGAACCATCTTTTTTCCCGATCTCCTTTTTTTACCTCGGCATGTTGACCCGTAAGGATGATTTTTTTCTCTGCCTGCCCAATATGAACATGCGCACCATCTTTGTTCAGTATTTTAACGAGATTCATCATATCGACGTGTCCACCCGCTATGCCGAAATCATGCAGGCCTTTGCCAATCAGCCGAATCTGGAACAACTCTTTGCCGGGTATTGGCGGGAGTATGTCTCTCAGCTGCCTGAGGCTATCTTTCAGCAGGTGAACGAAAACTTCTACCGCACCACATTTTACGAGCTGTGCAGCCGCTTTCTTTCCCGCTGGTTTGTCTGGCATGTGGAGCGTTCCTATCCCCAAGGGCGAAGCGATTTGGAATTTGTGGGCAAATATAATGAAAAATATGCTGGTTTGCGCTGGGTGGTTGAATTTAAGTATTTTTCTAATGCTGAGTTCAGGAAGATGAAGACAAGTATTGAGGATTTTCAGGCACGAGCCGAGGATACAGAGCAAATTGACGGCTATGCCGAGGGATTACGTGCGGAGTATCCAAAGGCAGAGATCTCTAAATTTGTGATCTACTCTTTCGGCAATCAGGGGTTTCGGGTATTTCAGACAGGATGA